The proteins below are encoded in one region of Enhydrobacter sp.:
- a CDS encoding GFA family protein, with product MITGGCHCGAIRYEIEGEALTHALCHCTDCRRHAGAPMVGWTMYPLGAVRVTKGAPRVYASSGHGRRHFCPDCGTGLFYVNSEMLPGRIDVQSATYDDPGIVPPQAHIQVAERIRWMERAHELPAFERFPPQG from the coding sequence ATGATCACCGGCGGCTGCCACTGCGGCGCGATCCGCTACGAGATCGAGGGCGAGGCGCTGACGCATGCGCTTTGTCACTGCACGGACTGCCGGCGCCATGCCGGGGCGCCGATGGTCGGCTGGACGATGTACCCGCTAGGCGCCGTCAGGGTGACGAAGGGTGCGCCCAGGGTCTACGCATCCTCCGGGCATGGCCGGCGCCATTTCTGCCCCGACTGCGGCACCGGGCTCTTCTATGTCAATTCGGAAATGCTGCCGGGCAGGATCGATGTCCAGAGCGCGACTTATGACGATCCCGGCATTGTTCCGCCACAGGCTCACATCCAGGTCGCCGAACGGATCCGCTGGATGGAGCGCGCGCACGAACTGCCTGCCTTCGAGCGCTTTCCTCCACAAGGGTAG
- a CDS encoding efflux RND transporter permease subunit has translation MSISEPFIRRPIATSLLMLGVFVFGIAAYRLLPVASLPNVDYPTITVSADLPGASPETIASAVATPLEQQFSSVPGLTEMTSLSGVGTTTITLQFDLATDINGAAQDVQTAINAASGLLPKDLPSPPTYRKVNPGNFPILIYAVHSDALPAYKVDEYASTVLAQPLSMVPGVGGVFIFGQEKYAVRVEVNPMALAVRHLGLESVRTALSNATVDLPKGEIIGRGRAVSIDSNDQLTDAAPYRDLIIAYRQGRPIYLKDVAEVVDSVENSQVGAWYDNRPAEGLAIERAPGANTLAVIQQVKALMPSLQQSLPPSVKVELMSDRSELTRAAITDVQYTMLLTIGLVVVVIFVFLRSLWATLIPSLVVPLSLLATFAVMYVAAYTLDNISLMGLTIAVGFLIDDAIVMIENIVRHIEAGERPMLAALKGAGEIGFTIVSITFSLIAVFIPIFFMGGIVGRLFHEFAATVALAVLASAFFSLTLTPVLCSLFLKPAAERHKNRLNEGVERAFATVLRSYDRGLDFVFRHRFATLVVTLLLAGATGYLYVAIPKGFVPQQDTGLFFGIVETRQDSSFDRTVQAARQILHIIDHDAGVAGVFLHAGSYSYNPGENTGHIFGQLKPYAARDPAETILQRIKDRADSVIGAKLYMQVPQNIRIGARLARTEYQYTLTDTNIEELNHWAPILERAMEKLPELQDVASDQQIAAPHIDVVVDRRQAERLGLSAALIDQTLYDAFGQRQVATIYGATSQSKVVLEVAPQFSADPTVLQKLFVAAPDGTEVPLAAVAHFTSRVEPLTISHQGVFPAVTLSFNLAPGVALGPAVTAVDRMAARLGAPATLHGSFEGTAKAFQTSLASMPLLLGAAILVVYIVLGILYESYIHPVTILSALPAAGVGALIMLWVCHYDLSVIAIIGIVLLIGIVKKNAIMMIDFALSAQRGGKSPQAAIRAACLLRFRPIMMTTFAALFGSLPIAFGQGAGSELRQPMGIAFIGGLLVSQWLTLFTTPVIYLYLDRLAARLGRAYRLPRLAEALGEVSKGD, from the coding sequence ATGAGCATTTCCGAACCCTTCATTCGCCGGCCGATCGCCACTTCCCTGCTGATGCTCGGCGTCTTCGTGTTCGGCATCGCGGCCTATCGACTGTTGCCGGTCGCCTCGCTGCCGAATGTCGACTACCCGACGATCACCGTCTCCGCCGATCTGCCGGGGGCGAGCCCGGAGACGATTGCCTCGGCGGTCGCGACCCCGCTCGAGCAGCAGTTCAGCTCGGTTCCGGGGCTCACGGAGATGACCTCGCTGTCGGGCGTCGGGACGACGACGATCACCCTGCAGTTCGATCTCGCGACCGACATCAACGGCGCCGCGCAGGACGTGCAGACCGCGATCAATGCGGCGAGCGGCCTGCTGCCCAAGGATCTGCCGAGCCCCCCGACCTACCGCAAGGTCAACCCGGGCAATTTCCCCATCCTGATCTATGCCGTCCATTCGGATGCCCTGCCCGCCTACAAGGTCGACGAATATGCCTCGACGGTGCTGGCCCAACCGCTGTCCATGGTGCCGGGCGTCGGCGGCGTCTTCATCTTCGGGCAGGAGAAGTACGCGGTGCGCGTCGAGGTCAATCCGATGGCGCTCGCCGTCCGCCATCTCGGGCTCGAGTCGGTGCGCACCGCGCTCTCCAACGCCACCGTCGATCTGCCGAAAGGCGAGATCATCGGCCGGGGACGTGCCGTCAGCATCGACAGCAACGATCAGCTCACAGATGCGGCGCCTTATCGCGATCTGATCATCGCCTATCGGCAGGGCCGGCCGATCTACCTCAAGGACGTCGCCGAGGTCGTCGATTCCGTCGAGAACTCGCAGGTCGGCGCCTGGTACGACAACAGGCCGGCCGAAGGGCTGGCCATCGAACGCGCCCCCGGGGCCAACACCCTCGCGGTCATCCAGCAGGTGAAGGCGCTCATGCCGAGCTTGCAGCAATCGCTGCCGCCTTCGGTCAAGGTCGAGCTGATGTCCGACCGTTCCGAACTGACGCGTGCGGCCATTACCGATGTCCAGTACACGATGCTGTTGACGATCGGCCTCGTCGTCGTCGTCATCTTCGTGTTCCTGCGCAGCCTGTGGGCGACGCTGATCCCGAGCCTCGTCGTGCCGCTGTCGCTGCTCGCCACCTTCGCGGTCATGTACGTGGCGGCCTACACGCTCGACAACATCTCGCTGATGGGCCTGACCATCGCGGTCGGCTTCCTGATCGACGACGCCATCGTCATGATCGAGAACATCGTCCGCCACATCGAGGCGGGCGAGCGGCCGATGCTCGCCGCCCTCAAGGGCGCCGGGGAGATCGGCTTCACCATCGTCTCGATCACCTTCTCGCTGATCGCGGTGTTCATTCCGATCTTTTTCATGGGCGGGATCGTCGGCCGGCTGTTCCACGAGTTCGCCGCAACCGTGGCCCTCGCCGTGTTGGCTTCGGCCTTCTTCTCGCTGACCTTGACGCCGGTCCTGTGCTCGCTGTTCCTCAAGCCGGCCGCCGAACGGCACAAGAACCGGCTCAACGAGGGTGTCGAGCGGGCGTTCGCCACGGTTCTACGCAGCTACGATCGCGGCCTCGACTTCGTCTTCCGCCATCGCTTCGCGACACTCGTCGTAACGCTCCTGCTGGCCGGCGCGACCGGCTATCTCTACGTCGCAATACCCAAGGGCTTCGTGCCGCAACAGGATACCGGGCTGTTCTTCGGCATAGTGGAGACGCGCCAGGACTCGTCGTTCGATCGCACCGTGCAGGCGGCCCGCCAGATTCTCCATATCATCGATCATGATGCGGGAGTGGCCGGCGTCTTCCTGCACGCCGGCTCCTACTCCTACAATCCGGGCGAGAACACCGGGCATATTTTCGGCCAGCTCAAGCCTTATGCTGCACGCGATCCGGCCGAGACCATCCTCCAGCGCATCAAGGACAGGGCGGACTCCGTCATCGGCGCCAAATTGTACATGCAGGTTCCGCAGAACATCCGGATCGGCGCGCGGCTGGCGCGCACCGAATACCAATACACGCTGACCGATACGAATATCGAGGAGCTCAATCACTGGGCGCCGATCCTGGAACGGGCAATGGAGAAGCTGCCCGAGTTGCAGGACGTCGCCTCCGATCAGCAGATCGCCGCGCCGCACATCGATGTCGTGGTCGATCGCCGGCAAGCCGAGCGGCTCGGACTCTCGGCCGCCCTGATCGACCAGACCCTCTACGACGCCTTCGGCCAGCGCCAGGTGGCGACGATCTACGGGGCGACCAGTCAGAGCAAGGTCGTGCTCGAGGTGGCGCCGCAATTCAGCGCCGACCCGACCGTGCTGCAAAAGCTGTTCGTGGCGGCGCCGGATGGCACCGAAGTGCCACTGGCGGCGGTCGCCCACTTCACGTCGCGGGTGGAGCCGCTGACGATCAGCCACCAGGGCGTGTTTCCGGCGGTGACGCTCTCCTTCAATCTCGCTCCCGGCGTGGCGCTCGGCCCGGCGGTGACGGCCGTCGACCGGATGGCCGCCCGGCTCGGCGCGCCGGCCACCCTGCACGGCTCCTTCGAAGGCACGGCGAAGGCGTTCCAGACCTCGCTCGCTTCGATGCCGCTGCTGCTTGGGGCGGCCATTCTCGTCGTCTACATCGTGCTGGGGATCCTCTACGAGAGCTACATCCACCCGGTCACGATCCTGTCCGCCTTGCCGGCGGCCGGGGTCGGCGCGCTGATCATGCTGTGGGTTTGCCACTACGATCTGTCGGTAATCGCGATCATCGGCATCGTGCTGTTGATCGGCATCGTCAAGAAGAACGCGATCATGATGATCGACTTCGCGCTGTCGGCCCAGCGCGGCGGCAAGAGCCCGCAAGCGGCGATCCGCGCGGCGTGCCTGTTGCGCTTCCGGCCGATCATGATGACGACCTTCGCGGCACTGTTCGGCAGCCTGCCGATCGCCTTCGGCCAGGGCGCCGGCTCCGAATTGCGCCAGCCGATGGGCATCGCCTTCATCGGCGGGCTCCTCGTGTCGCAGTGGCTGACGCTGTTCACGACGCCGGTCATCTATCTCTATCTCGATCGGCTCGCCGCACGGCTCGGCCGAGCCTACCGGCTGCCGCGACTGGCCGAAGCGCTGGGCGAGGTATCCAAGGGAGACTAG
- a CDS encoding sterol desaturase family protein: MEFYLSFTQIAGDAGRYAPTMIALGVFAIVVVVEAFFLMRRDGTYPWKNASVSVVMTVGHIVAQAATHGIVLGVFAAFVYEHRLATIPVSFGDWPNLVLLFVLVDLGFYVEHRCSHRINFLWASHSVHHSSEKMLATTAFRLAWTPILSGLFLFYLPIVWLGFDPVWVYGMVSADLAYQFFVHTELVPHVRWVEWFVNTPSAHRVHHASNPEYIDKNYGGTLMIWDHLFGTYQPERPDVAIRYGLVHARSRPDNPLYIAYEGLWDIVRGALRASSPKAGMAKLFGPP; encoded by the coding sequence ATGGAGTTCTACCTTAGCTTCACGCAAATTGCGGGAGACGCCGGACGGTATGCGCCGACGATGATCGCGCTCGGCGTATTCGCCATCGTCGTCGTTGTCGAAGCCTTCTTCCTCATGCGCCGGGATGGCACCTATCCCTGGAAGAACGCCTCGGTGTCGGTGGTGATGACCGTCGGCCACATCGTCGCCCAGGCAGCCACCCATGGCATCGTCCTGGGCGTGTTCGCCGCCTTTGTCTACGAGCACCGGCTCGCCACCATCCCGGTGTCGTTCGGCGACTGGCCGAACCTGGTCCTGCTATTCGTGCTGGTCGACCTCGGCTTCTATGTCGAGCATCGCTGCTCGCACCGCATCAATTTCCTGTGGGCCTCGCACAGCGTGCATCACAGCAGCGAGAAGATGCTCGCCACCACGGCGTTTCGCCTCGCCTGGACACCGATCCTGTCCGGCCTGTTCCTGTTCTATCTGCCGATCGTCTGGCTGGGCTTCGACCCCGTCTGGGTCTATGGCATGGTCTCGGCCGATCTCGCCTATCAGTTCTTCGTTCATACCGAGCTGGTGCCGCACGTGCGCTGGGTCGAATGGTTCGTCAACACGCCGTCGGCGCACCGGGTGCATCACGCCAGCAACCCCGAATACATCGACAAGAACTACGGCGGCACGCTCATGATCTGGGATCATCTCTTCGGCACCTACCAGCCCGAGCGGCCGGACGTTGCGATCCGCTACGGCCTCGTGCATGCGCGCTCACGGCCCGACAACCCCCTGTACATCGCCTATGAAGGGCTGTGGGACATCGTAAGAGGCGCGCTTCGTGCTTCCAGCCCGAAGGCGGGCATGGCCAAGCTGTTCGGCCCGCCATAG
- a CDS encoding LysR family transcriptional regulator: MKAMIGKSISLRSIDLNLLVALDALLSERHVTRASRRVGLSQPAMSNALGRLRRMFGDELLVRTSTGMMPTPRATELAEPLQQLLRQVGRVLESDASFDPKTSNRAFNIRMSDILGCLILPPLMARKPATSQTTYNILHLPPADTVDALERDEIDVAVSMQLEPSNAIRAEKVLSP, encoded by the coding sequence ATGAAAGCAATGATTGGGAAGAGCATATCGCTGCGTTCGATCGACCTGAACCTGCTGGTCGCTTTGGATGCCCTGTTGTCGGAGCGGCATGTCACGCGCGCGTCCAGACGTGTGGGACTCAGTCAGCCGGCCATGAGCAATGCGCTGGGCAGATTGCGAAGGATGTTCGGCGACGAGCTTCTCGTTCGCACATCGACCGGCATGATGCCCACGCCGCGCGCCACAGAGCTCGCGGAACCTTTGCAGCAACTTCTGCGCCAGGTCGGACGCGTCCTCGAAAGCGACGCCAGCTTCGACCCGAAGACCTCGAACCGCGCCTTCAACATTCGGATGTCGGATATCCTGGGCTGCCTCATTCTGCCGCCGCTCATGGCGCGCAAACCGGCGACGTCGCAGACGACCTACAACATTCTGCATCTGCCGCCAGCGGATACTGTCGACGCCCTCGAGAGGGACGAGATCGACGTAGCGGTCAGCATGCAGCTCGAGCCTTCCAACGCAATCCGCGCCGAGAAAGTCCTTAGTCCTTAG
- a CDS encoding BON domain-containing protein, translating to MSLASPTIRLLMALALAAPVAACDVFQGKQNVAEYADDSAITNSIRAKFVEDPMVHFGDVGVTTLNGNVRLTGQVNSERERQQAARIARGVKGVRSVSNEIAIR from the coding sequence ATGTCGCTCGCTTCGCCGACGATCCGTCTGCTGATGGCCCTGGCTCTCGCCGCGCCTGTCGCGGCCTGCGACGTGTTCCAGGGCAAGCAGAACGTGGCCGAATACGCCGACGATTCCGCCATCACCAACAGCATCCGCGCCAAGTTCGTGGAGGATCCGATGGTTCATTTCGGCGACGTCGGCGTGACCACGCTGAACGGCAATGTCCGGCTGACCGGGCAGGTCAATTCGGAGCGCGAACGCCAGCAGGCGGCCCGTATCGCCCGCGGCGTGAAGGGCGTGCGCAGCGTCAGCAACGAGATCGCCATCCGCTGA
- a CDS encoding alpha/beta family hydrolase, translating into MTAKDVTIELPEGAGVSGLWLRPPRARACLALAHGAGAGMTHKSMAALADGLAARAVATLRFQFPYMERGSRRPDPPAIAHAAVRAACARAATLAGPLPLFAGGRSFGGRMTSQAQAARPLPGVRGLVFFAFPLHPAGKPSTGRAEHLAEIALPMLFLQGTRDTLADLPLLKRTIDALCPRAKLILAPDADHSFHVPARSGRSDKEVLAALLDGVAAWMIDR; encoded by the coding sequence ATGACGGCGAAGGACGTGACCATCGAGCTGCCCGAAGGCGCGGGCGTCTCCGGCCTGTGGCTGCGGCCGCCGCGGGCGCGTGCCTGCCTGGCGCTGGCCCACGGCGCCGGCGCGGGCATGACGCACAAGTCGATGGCGGCGCTGGCCGACGGCCTCGCCGCGCGCGCTGTCGCGACGCTGCGCTTCCAGTTCCCCTACATGGAGCGCGGATCGCGGCGTCCCGATCCACCCGCCATCGCCCACGCCGCCGTGCGCGCGGCCTGTGCGCGAGCCGCGACACTCGCTGGCCCGCTTCCCCTGTTCGCCGGCGGGCGCTCGTTCGGCGGCCGCATGACCTCGCAAGCCCAGGCCGCCCGGCCGCTGCCGGGCGTGCGCGGCCTCGTGTTCTTCGCCTTTCCGCTCCATCCTGCCGGCAAGCCGTCGACCGGTCGCGCCGAGCATCTCGCCGAAATCGCGCTGCCGATGTTGTTCCTGCAAGGCACGCGGGACACACTGGCGGACTTGCCGCTGCTGAAACGGACCATCGACGCGCTCTGCCCGCGCGCCAAGCTGATCCTCGCGCCCGATGCCGATCACTCGTTTCACGTTCCAGCGCGGAGCGGCCGTTCCGACAAGGAGGTCCTGGCGGCGCTGCTCGACGGCGTTGCAGCATGGATGATCGACCGATAG
- a CDS encoding LysR substrate-binding domain-containing protein, which yields MRAGHPIADRALTVENFIAQEHMKQSMSPTDMRFVDDVLAGMGCRRRIALNVPHWLVMPDILKQTNLLAVMPGLLAAAQMDDGLRMRALPFRSEPFDWMMYWHRRYDQSKANCWLREELRQVCAKLAPRPRQPLSARPRRSQSVARAAPASSGRGI from the coding sequence ATGCGCGCCGGTCATCCGATCGCCGATCGAGCGCTCACCGTCGAGAACTTCATCGCACAGGAGCACATGAAGCAGTCGATGAGCCCGACCGACATGCGCTTCGTCGACGATGTCCTCGCCGGCATGGGATGCCGGCGGCGAATAGCCTTGAACGTGCCTCACTGGCTCGTGATGCCCGACATCCTCAAGCAAACGAACCTTCTGGCCGTGATGCCCGGCCTCCTGGCTGCGGCTCAGATGGACGACGGTCTGCGGATGCGCGCACTGCCGTTCCGATCAGAACCCTTCGACTGGATGATGTACTGGCATCGTCGATACGATCAGAGCAAAGCGAACTGCTGGCTGCGCGAAGAGCTGCGGCAGGTGTGCGCGAAACTGGCACCCCGGCCGCGTCAGCCCTTGTCGGCGAGGCCGAGGCGATCGCAATCGGTGGCCAGGGCGGCGCCCGCCAGCTCGGGCCGCGGGATATAG
- a CDS encoding CoA transferase, translating into MRSSDAEALSGLKVLDLCRVVSGPFATMHLGDLGADVVKIEDPRNGDESRRYGPPFVAGESAYFLSVNRNKRSCAVDLKSAAGRDIVRALASVADVVIDNFRPGTLDKWGLSYEALRGENRGLIQCSISGFGRTGPDADRPGYDLIIQGESGVMDITGDPDGPPMKVGTSIADLVTGLYASQAVLAALVKRQRTGTGGRVDVSMLDAMASLLTFNAGMYFATGENPKRRGNVHPTISPYETFEASDGWINVGVANDKFWTLFCSVIDRKDLEADGHFDAAPKRAANRAALAALLQPIFATRTREAWLAAFRAAGIPAGSIKKVGEVCEAPQLVTRGMVQSVAHRVAGDLRFVARPIRFDDEAPAPSTPPPILGEHTGEVLSEWLGWQAPAIEKFAKAGAFGSRMSSERSAG; encoded by the coding sequence ATGCGATCGTCTGACGCCGAAGCGCTCAGCGGCCTCAAGGTCCTGGATCTCTGCCGGGTCGTCTCGGGGCCATTCGCCACCATGCATCTCGGTGATCTCGGCGCCGACGTGGTCAAGATCGAAGATCCTCGAAACGGCGACGAAAGTCGCCGTTACGGTCCTCCCTTCGTCGCGGGCGAGAGCGCCTACTTCCTGTCCGTCAATCGCAACAAGCGCAGCTGCGCGGTCGACCTCAAGTCGGCGGCCGGCCGGGACATCGTGCGCGCTCTGGCAAGCGTAGCCGATGTCGTGATCGACAACTTCCGGCCCGGTACGCTCGACAAGTGGGGCTTGAGCTACGAGGCGCTCCGCGGCGAGAACCGCGGCCTCATCCAGTGCAGCATTTCGGGATTCGGACGGACCGGCCCGGACGCCGATCGTCCGGGATACGACCTGATCATTCAGGGAGAGTCGGGCGTGATGGACATCACGGGCGATCCCGACGGTCCGCCGATGAAGGTGGGCACGTCGATCGCCGATCTCGTGACCGGCCTCTATGCATCGCAGGCGGTGCTCGCGGCACTGGTGAAGCGACAACGGACGGGAACGGGCGGCAGGGTGGACGTGTCGATGCTCGACGCGATGGCGTCCCTTCTGACGTTCAATGCCGGCATGTATTTCGCCACCGGCGAAAACCCCAAGCGCCGTGGCAATGTGCATCCCACCATCAGTCCGTACGAGACATTCGAGGCGAGCGACGGGTGGATCAACGTCGGTGTGGCGAACGACAAATTCTGGACGCTCTTTTGCTCGGTCATCGATCGAAAGGACCTGGAGGCGGATGGCCACTTCGATGCCGCGCCCAAGCGGGCCGCGAACCGTGCCGCGCTCGCAGCCCTCTTGCAGCCGATCTTCGCGACGCGGACGCGAGAGGCCTGGCTGGCGGCGTTCCGTGCCGCAGGCATTCCGGCGGGCTCGATCAAGAAGGTGGGCGAGGTGTGCGAGGCGCCACAGTTGGTCACGCGCGGCATGGTGCAATCGGTCGCGCATCGCGTTGCCGGCGACCTACGTTTCGTGGCTCGCCCCATCCGGTTCGACGACGAAGCGCCGGCGCCCTCGACGCCGCCGCCGATTCTCGGCGAGCACACCGGCGAAGTGCTCTCGGAGTGGCTCGGCTGGCAGGCGCCCGCGATCGAGAAGTTCGCGAAGGCCGGCGCGTTCGGTTCGCGCATGTCGTCGGAGCGATCGGCCGGGTAG
- a CDS encoding HD domain-containing protein, with protein sequence MNHSMSLSQRADALEAKMAQELDYVVVKSRLHALADGETGPAPSPGALLKARPGARLLMGDDPRLPAMPEKPTLMDFFKLRFGPSMHLLQSARHAVTAGLPEKMVLACLLHDIAVVGFIRGDHGYWGAQLVEPYVDEEVAWAIRAHQVLRFYADESVGYAYPQSYVAWFGEDYRPDPYVDAEYKRLRNHKWYMSGRMITVHDIYSFDPDLKVELEEFTDVIGRHFRQPAEGLGFDNSPVAHMWRSIIRPSKYL encoded by the coding sequence GTGAACCATAGCATGAGCCTGTCGCAGCGCGCCGACGCGCTGGAAGCGAAGATGGCGCAGGAGCTCGACTACGTCGTCGTCAAGTCGCGCCTGCATGCCCTGGCCGACGGCGAGACCGGCCCGGCGCCGAGCCCGGGCGCGCTCTTGAAGGCAAGACCCGGAGCGCGCCTGCTGATGGGCGACGATCCGCGCCTGCCCGCGATGCCGGAGAAGCCGACCCTGATGGATTTCTTCAAGCTCCGCTTCGGGCCAAGCATGCACCTCCTGCAGAGCGCGCGGCACGCGGTGACGGCCGGCCTGCCGGAGAAGATGGTGCTGGCCTGCCTGCTGCACGACATCGCGGTCGTGGGCTTCATCCGCGGCGACCACGGCTACTGGGGCGCCCAGCTCGTCGAGCCCTATGTCGACGAGGAGGTGGCCTGGGCGATCCGCGCCCACCAGGTGCTGCGCTTCTATGCCGACGAATCGGTGGGCTATGCCTATCCCCAGTCGTACGTCGCCTGGTTCGGCGAGGACTACCGGCCCGATCCCTATGTCGACGCGGAGTACAAACGGCTGCGGAATCACAAATGGTACATGTCGGGCCGGATGATCACCGTGCACGACATCTACTCGTTCGATCCCGATCTCAAGGTGGAGCTGGAGGAGTTCACCGACGTGATCGGCCGCCACTTCCGCCAGCCCGCCGAGGGCCTGGGCTTCGACAACAGCCCTGTCGCCCACATGTGGCGCTCGATCATCCGCCCGTCGAAGTACCTGTAG
- a CDS encoding cupin domain-containing protein, which yields MRVPCFVLTPDRHGPALNVVGTQVTVLASNAATQNYGITLQRGDEGTGPPPHSHDWDEAFYVLSGEIRFLCDGQVHMCLPGTLVHIPHGTVHGFQYGKGGGQMLEITGANARAAQMFAAVDRAIPPGPPDIPRLLHVLEQNGVTVAGPT from the coding sequence ATGAGGGTTCCATGCTTTGTCTTGACGCCCGACCGGCACGGACCGGCACTCAACGTGGTCGGCACGCAAGTCACCGTGCTGGCTTCCAACGCCGCGACGCAAAACTATGGGATCACGCTGCAGCGGGGTGACGAGGGCACCGGGCCGCCTCCTCACAGTCACGACTGGGACGAGGCGTTCTACGTGCTGAGCGGCGAGATCCGGTTTCTTTGTGACGGACAGGTCCATATGTGCCTGCCCGGCACGCTGGTTCACATCCCTCATGGAACAGTGCACGGATTCCAGTACGGCAAGGGTGGAGGCCAGATGCTGGAGATTACCGGGGCGAACGCCCGGGCGGCCCAGATGTTCGCCGCCGTCGATCGGGCCATCCCGCCGGGCCCGCCAGACATTCCGAGGCTGTTGCACGTGCTCGAGCAGAACGGGGTCACCGTAGCCGGTCCCACCTGA
- a CDS encoding haloacid dehalogenase type II, with protein sequence MTDDAIKDVKVCMFDQYGTVVDMQGGLTAIATPFLQKKGWKGNPNSFVTWWRRNHFENSMIDALLHKEHTSYREIGQRAVAHVMDRAGIEYTRDEVRYLVGEIEKLKPFPEVPEALARLRTRYRLVVLSNGDPDMLETAKQYHKIPFDQVISVAEANSFKPHVATYTKAAELCGVGLDQILFVANHAFDCIGAKAAGMRTAFIDRRRRPFGETPYQPDILVPTMADLADAIV encoded by the coding sequence ATGACCGACGACGCGATCAAGGATGTGAAAGTGTGCATGTTCGATCAGTACGGCACCGTCGTCGACATGCAGGGCGGTCTCACGGCGATTGCCACCCCGTTCCTCCAGAAGAAGGGCTGGAAGGGCAATCCCAATTCGTTCGTGACGTGGTGGCGACGCAACCATTTCGAGAACTCGATGATCGACGCGCTGCTCCACAAGGAGCATACGTCTTACCGCGAGATCGGTCAGCGCGCCGTGGCCCACGTGATGGATCGCGCCGGCATCGAGTACACCAGGGACGAGGTCAGGTATCTCGTCGGCGAGATCGAGAAGCTGAAGCCGTTCCCGGAGGTCCCGGAAGCGCTCGCGAGGCTCCGCACGAGGTACAGGCTGGTCGTGCTCTCGAACGGCGATCCCGACATGCTCGAGACGGCAAAGCAGTATCACAAGATACCGTTCGACCAGGTCATCTCCGTCGCCGAGGCCAACTCCTTCAAGCCACATGTCGCAACCTACACGAAGGCCGCGGAACTGTGCGGCGTCGGCTTGGATCAGATCCTCTTCGTTGCCAATCATGCGTTCGACTGCATCGGTGCGAAGGCAGCCGGTATGCGCACGGCCTTCATCGACCGCCGCCGCCGTCCCTTCGGCGAAACACCCTATCAGCCGGACATCCTGGTGCCGACGATGGCGGATCTGGCCGATGCGATCGTCTGA
- a CDS encoding restriction endonuclease produces the protein MAIPAYHELMLPLLRHAGDGAEHRLPLIAPLVARDAGLTPKDLAEVLASGQNRYRNRLAWAKVYLSRAGALEPVQRGSFRITERGKQLLAASPAGITLDTLKQYPEFNTFLNKTAPEGENKTTGFGEAGDKDDTPEETLEAAYASVRAALGQQVLAAVMAATPSFFENLVLDLMLAMGYGGSRVDAASNIAKSGDGGIDGIISEDRLGLDFIYLQAKRWTNSVGSDEVRNFSGSLDAHGAQKGVFITTSTFTASALKYVRDVKHKKIVLIDGERLAALMMDFNVGVAPAKTFEVKRMDLEYFEEETA, from the coding sequence ATGGCCATTCCAGCGTACCATGAATTGATGCTGCCATTGTTGAGGCACGCGGGGGATGGAGCGGAGCATCGCTTGCCACTAATTGCGCCTCTCGTCGCACGGGACGCAGGCCTCACGCCCAAAGACCTTGCGGAAGTTCTGGCCTCGGGCCAGAACCGCTATCGCAATCGCTTGGCATGGGCAAAGGTGTACCTGTCGCGAGCCGGGGCCTTGGAGCCAGTGCAGCGTGGCAGCTTTCGGATTACGGAGCGCGGCAAGCAGTTGCTTGCAGCCAGTCCCGCGGGAATTACCCTCGATACGCTCAAGCAATATCCCGAGTTCAACACCTTCCTCAACAAGACCGCACCAGAAGGAGAAAACAAAACTACCGGTTTTGGGGAGGCGGGTGACAAGGACGACACGCCGGAAGAGACCCTGGAAGCCGCGTATGCGTCAGTCCGTGCAGCGCTCGGTCAGCAAGTGCTTGCGGCTGTAATGGCAGCGACACCTTCATTCTTTGAAAACCTGGTCTTGGACTTGATGTTGGCGATGGGCTACGGCGGATCGCGCGTGGATGCCGCTAGCAACATCGCGAAATCGGGCGACGGTGGCATTGACGGCATCATCAGCGAAGACCGCTTGGGGCTGGACTTCATCTACCTTCAGGCGAAGCGCTGGACCAACTCGGTCGGTAGCGACGAGGTCCGCAACTTTTCCGGAAGCCTCGACGCTCACGGTGCCCAGAAAGGTGTCTTCATCACGACGTCGACGTTCACCGCCAGCGCCTTGAAATACGTCCGAGACGTGAAACACAAGAAGATTGTCCTGATCGATGGCGAGCGGCTCGCTGCGCTGATGATGGACTTCAACGTTGGCGTGGCGCCCGCGAAGACTTTCGAGGTCAAGCGGATGGACTTGGAATACTTCGAGGAAGAGACTGCCTGA